A region of Cellulophaga sp. RHA19 DNA encodes the following proteins:
- a CDS encoding GT-D fold domain-containing glycosyltransferase, with protein MKPLKYYFYTLFKSKDDSNLIRTKSITDSFNYLTSMLKNNRKLFFVRFGDGEFLTLMKLNHRNYNYNEGLEYELQKSFKIKDEKYLIACPINYPYDEFHASGIYKNFSWQEKMISVMNDNNLTRDVVFENPCIFQCMAVFKPKKLKFFLDEEIRPLKKMFIGSTSKEIAEKLYGKIDFYVKIPVKHAYETIDLWWPNIEENAKKVDLIIPSAGSSSNAIALRLWNNGIDCKVIDFGSIIDAVDNRVSRTWIRLQGHKVQKVLNINHRDKLSFKKKFLFFRKDIKFYFRNQIM; from the coding sequence ATGAAGCCTCTTAAATACTACTTTTACACTTTGTTTAAAAGTAAAGACGATAGTAATTTAATACGCACAAAAAGTATTACAGATTCTTTTAATTATTTAACATCAATGCTAAAAAATAATAGAAAGTTATTTTTTGTTAGATTTGGTGATGGTGAGTTTTTAACGCTTATGAAACTGAATCATAGAAATTATAATTATAATGAAGGGCTTGAGTATGAGTTGCAAAAATCTTTTAAAATAAAGGATGAAAAGTACTTAATAGCCTGTCCTATAAATTATCCTTATGATGAGTTTCATGCGAGTGGAATTTATAAAAATTTTTCATGGCAAGAAAAAATGATATCAGTAATGAACGATAATAATTTGACCAGAGATGTTGTTTTTGAAAATCCATGTATTTTTCAGTGTATGGCAGTTTTTAAACCCAAAAAGCTTAAGTTTTTTTTAGATGAAGAAATAAGACCTTTAAAAAAAATGTTTATTGGGTCTACTAGTAAAGAAATTGCAGAGAAATTATATGGTAAAATAGATTTTTATGTTAAAATCCCAGTAAAACACGCGTATGAGACAATAGACTTATGGTGGCCTAATATTGAGGAAAATGCAAAAAAAGTAGATTTGATAATTCCATCTGCGGGTAGTTCATCAAATGCTATAGCCTTGCGTCTTTGGAATAACGGAATAGATTGTAAGGTAATAGATTTTGGTTCTATTATCGATGCTGTAGATAATAGAGTATCTAGAACATGGATAAGATTACAAGGTCATAAAGTTCAAAAAGTATTAAATATTAATCATCGTGATAAACTATCATTTAAAAAAAAGTTTTTATTTTTTAGAAAAGATATTAAGTTCTATTTTAGAAATCAGATAATGTAA
- a CDS encoding 2,3,4,5-tetrahydropyridine-2,6-dicarboxylate N-succinyltransferase, which yields MTELQKTIEAAWDNRELLKETATQDAIREVIDLIDNGKLRCAEPVEGDWQINEWVKKAVVLYFPIQKMETLEAGIFEYHDKMPLKRGYKEKGIRVVPNAVARHGAYISPGTILMPSYVNIGAYVDEGTMVDTWATVGSCAQIGKNVHLSGGVGIGGVLEPLQASPVIIEDGAFIGSRCIVVEGVRVEKEAVLGANVVLTMSTKIIDVTGDTPVEMKGRVPARSVVIPGSYTKKFAAGEYNVPCALIIGKRKESTNKKTSLNDALREYDVAV from the coding sequence ATGACAGAATTACAGAAAACTATAGAAGCTGCTTGGGATAACCGAGAATTACTAAAAGAAACAGCTACACAAGATGCTATTAGAGAAGTTATAGACCTAATAGATAATGGAAAACTTAGATGTGCAGAGCCTGTTGAAGGCGATTGGCAAATTAATGAGTGGGTAAAAAAAGCTGTTGTTCTTTATTTTCCTATTCAGAAAATGGAAACATTAGAAGCTGGTATTTTTGAATACCATGATAAAATGCCTTTAAAAAGAGGTTATAAAGAAAAAGGAATTCGTGTTGTACCTAATGCAGTTGCAAGGCACGGAGCTTACATATCTCCTGGCACTATTTTAATGCCTAGTTATGTAAACATTGGCGCTTATGTAGATGAAGGTACAATGGTAGATACTTGGGCTACAGTTGGTAGTTGTGCTCAAATTGGTAAAAACGTACACCTTAGTGGTGGTGTTGGTATTGGTGGTGTTTTAGAGCCTTTACAAGCATCTCCTGTAATTATAGAAGATGGTGCTTTTATTGGGTCTAGATGTATAGTTGTAGAAGGTGTTAGAGTAGAAAAAGAAGCTGTTTTAGGTGCTAATGTTGTTTTAACAATGAGTACTAAAATTATAGATGTTACTGGTGATACTCCAGTAGAAATGAAAGGTAGAGTACCTGCACGTTCTGTAGTTATACCTGGTAGCTATACTAAAAAGTTTGCTGCTGGTGAATACAACGTACCTTGTGCTTTAATTATTGGTAAACGTAAAGAAAGTACCAACAAAAAAACATCTTTAAATGATGCTTTAAGAGAGTATGATGTTGCTGTATAG
- the ruvX gene encoding Holliday junction resolvase RuvX — translation MGRLLALDFGKVRTGIAVTDEMQIIASGLTTVETKDLLTFLKDYIAKEKVDKIIVGEPKQMNNTASESEVLIVPFLVKLKTIFPNMPVEREDERFTSKLAFKTMIDSGLNKKQRKNKALVDEISATIILQSYLNRN, via the coding sequence TTGGGTAGATTACTAGCTTTAGATTTTGGAAAAGTACGTACAGGTATAGCTGTAACAGATGAAATGCAAATAATAGCATCTGGGCTAACAACAGTTGAAACCAAAGATCTTTTAACATTTTTAAAGGATTATATTGCTAAAGAAAAGGTAGACAAAATTATAGTAGGAGAACCTAAACAGATGAATAATACCGCTTCTGAGTCCGAAGTGTTAATTGTACCTTTTTTAGTAAAACTTAAAACTATTTTTCCTAATATGCCAGTAGAAAGAGAAGATGAACGTTTTACATCTAAATTGGCATTTAAGACAATGATAGATAGTGGGTTAAATAAAAAACAGCGTAAAAATAAGGCACTGGTAGATGAAATTAGTGCTACAATTATTTTACAGTCTTATTTAAATAGAAATTAA
- the def gene encoding peptide deformylase — protein MILPITAYGDPVLRKKAKDINQDHPKLKELLENMWETMYNASGVGLAAPQIGLPVRIFLVDTTPFSDDEDLSKEEQKALSGFKKVFINAKITEETGDEWSFNEGCLSIPDIREDVSRKENIKITYLDENFKEHTEEYNGLLARVIQHEYDHIEGILFTDKLSSLKKRLLKSKLSNISKGKIRVEYRMRFPEMKKGR, from the coding sequence ATGATTTTACCAATAACAGCATATGGCGACCCTGTGCTAAGAAAAAAAGCAAAAGATATAAACCAAGATCATCCTAAGTTAAAGGAGCTTTTAGAAAATATGTGGGAGACTATGTATAACGCTAGTGGCGTAGGTTTGGCTGCACCACAAATTGGTTTGCCGGTACGTATCTTTTTGGTTGACACAACTCCTTTTTCAGACGATGAAGATTTGTCTAAAGAAGAACAAAAAGCTTTAAGTGGCTTTAAAAAAGTATTTATTAATGCAAAAATTACTGAAGAAACAGGGGATGAGTGGTCTTTTAATGAAGGTTGCTTAAGTATACCAGATATTAGAGAAGATGTATCTAGAAAAGAAAATATTAAAATTACTTATTTAGATGAAAATTTCAAGGAGCACACAGAAGAGTATAACGGTTTATTAGCAAGGGTTATACAACACGAGTATGACCATATAGAAGGTATATTGTTTACAGACAAACTATCATCATTAAAGAAAAGGTTGTTAAAGAGTAAGTTAAGTAACATTTCTAAAGGAAAAATTAGAGTAGAATACAGAATGCGTTTTCCTGAAATGAAAAAAGGAAGATAG
- a CDS encoding DUF5606 family protein, with protein MSLDKILSISGKPGLHKLVTQTRTGFIAESLMDGKRSTVNMRTNVSVLSEIAIYTLEEEVPLREVFNKIQTKENGEKTSVKHKDDKLKLEEYFFEVLPNYDEDRVYASDIKKVIQWYNLLHEHGITDFSEPEENKETEESAAE; from the coding sequence ATGAGTTTAGATAAAATTTTATCCATTTCTGGAAAACCAGGATTACACAAGTTGGTAACACAAACACGTACGGGTTTTATAGCAGAGTCTTTAATGGACGGAAAAAGAAGTACTGTTAATATGCGTACAAATGTTAGTGTTTTATCAGAAATTGCTATTTATACGTTAGAGGAAGAAGTTCCTTTAAGAGAGGTATTTAATAAAATACAAACAAAAGAAAACGGAGAAAAAACATCTGTTAAGCATAAAGATGACAAGTTAAAATTAGAAGAATATTTCTTTGAAGTTTTACCTAATTATGATGAAGATCGTGTGTATGCTAGTGACATTAAAAAAGTAATACAATGGTATAACTTATTACATGAACATGGTATTACAGATTTTTCTGAACCAGAGGAAAATAAAGAAACAGAAGAGTCTGCTGCAGAATAA
- a CDS encoding PAS domain-containing sensor histidine kinase — MSVEVINVDSEIKGAFFDMAHTPSVIFDKNMVFLDMNEAAISTLNIKKDDFIGKSILEAFPYLEGTERLESYKKVIETGVPISLDEISFYTDDKTFVFIVRAFKVGEGLGVTTLDVTNLIATIDKLKATQNNLEKVNKNLKQKNKELEEFSYVAAHDLRAPLTNMQSLFGMLESSNVITDEVKPIFDKLKYVGKLMCDKLKALNNVIALKSSLEDKKEVVNFKEVVAKIKAIHSEKIINTRAIIKEDFAAYPKINYNAVQFESILHNLISNAIKYKHPRRKPIISVTTQLEDNKPVLIVKDNGLGFDTSNDSTKVFGLFKRMHTHVEGLGVGLYILHSIVVNNGGKVLVESEENKGTQFKIYF, encoded by the coding sequence ATGAGTGTAGAAGTTATTAATGTAGACAGTGAGATTAAAGGAGCTTTTTTTGATATGGCGCATACGCCAAGTGTAATATTTGATAAAAATATGGTATTCTTAGATATGAATGAAGCTGCCATATCTACTCTAAATATAAAAAAGGATGATTTTATTGGTAAATCTATTTTAGAAGCTTTTCCTTATTTAGAAGGTACAGAAAGATTAGAGTCATATAAAAAAGTAATAGAGACAGGAGTACCTATTAGCTTAGACGAAATATCTTTTTACACAGATGATAAAACTTTTGTTTTTATAGTTAGAGCCTTTAAAGTAGGTGAAGGTTTAGGGGTTACTACTTTAGATGTTACAAATTTAATAGCTACAATTGATAAATTAAAAGCTACACAAAATAATTTAGAAAAAGTAAATAAAAATCTTAAACAAAAAAACAAAGAATTAGAAGAGTTCTCTTATGTTGCAGCGCATGACCTTAGAGCTCCTCTAACCAATATGCAGAGCCTTTTTGGTATGTTAGAGTCTAGTAATGTAATTACTGATGAAGTAAAACCCATATTTGATAAGCTAAAATATGTTGGTAAACTTATGTGCGATAAGTTAAAAGCATTAAACAATGTAATAGCTTTAAAGTCTAGTTTAGAAGATAAAAAGGAGGTTGTAAATTTTAAAGAAGTAGTTGCAAAGATTAAAGCAATACATTCTGAAAAAATTATAAATACTAGAGCTATAATAAAGGAAGATTTTGCGGCTTACCCTAAAATTAATTACAATGCTGTACAATTTGAGAGCATTTTACATAATTTAATTTCTAACGCAATTAAGTATAAACATCCGCGTAGAAAACCAATAATTTCGGTTACAACACAATTAGAAGATAATAAACCAGTTTTAATAGTAAAGGATAATGGTTTAGGTTTTGATACCAGTAATGACTCAACTAAAGTTTTTGGGTTATTCAAAAGAATGCATACTCACGTAGAAGGTTTAGGAGTAGGCCTATACATACTACATTCCATAGTTGTAAATAATGGAGGTAAAGTGCTAGTAGAGAGTGAGGAAAACAAAGGAACTCAATTTAAAATATATTTTTAA
- a CDS encoding response regulator, whose product MEEKLTNLCKILLIEDDVVTNFITTSKLNNLGYTNITAVENGKEAIDYLKDNKPDLIVLDINMPIMDGFEFMEVKEQSCICMGVPIVIVTSSGRPSDKEKAETFLDVISYLEKPLNYDKLQKILKSLRESLK is encoded by the coding sequence ATGGAAGAAAAATTAACCAACTTATGTAAAATTCTACTAATTGAAGATGATGTAGTAACTAACTTTATAACAACTAGTAAGTTAAATAATTTAGGATATACAAATATAACAGCTGTAGAAAACGGTAAGGAAGCTATTGATTATTTAAAAGATAATAAGCCAGACTTAATTGTTTTAGATATTAATATGCCTATTATGGATGGTTTTGAGTTTATGGAGGTTAAAGAGCAAAGTTGTATTTGTATGGGAGTTCCCATTGTTATAGTAACTTCTTCTGGGAGACCATCAGATAAAGAAAAAGCAGAAACATTTTTAGATGTAATAAGCTATTTAGAAAAACCATTAAATTATGATAAATTACAAAAAATATTAAAGTCTTTAAGAGAGAGTTTAAAATAA
- a CDS encoding family 20 glycosylhydrolase, translated as MKNSILFRTLLTLIGIFTIIACQEKRVIINYPTTDLSAESMVPLPLKVTPTNSAFGLDKNTAIYTSKNSGFEQVGSFLSNKISSKINLEVPVNSTNPETSKIIYINKTDSLELDNKEAYQMYITQDSIIINAKTAAGAFRGIQTLRQIIPEESNDTLTAHKMWLIPSGKILDQPNYEYRGAMLDVARHFFSVDDVKKYIDILAYYKFNALHLHLTDDQGWRIEIKSWPKLTEIGASTEVGGGPGGFYTQEDFKELVRYAQERHIIIVPEVDMPGHTNAATVAYPQLNGNGKTPKIYTGMRVGFSTLDTDKDLVYAFVDDVVREISAISPAPYFHLGGDESHVTKKKDFKKFILKVSKIVESHGKTPIGWDEIATTDISSNSVAQFWRSEKNAKLALGKGMKIILSPAKKAYLDMQYDTLSKHGLHWATYIPVDSAYIWTPETFVKELPKEQVLGIEAPLWSETISNIEELEYLAFPRIIGYSELNWTIKENRNWKDYKIRLANQAPYLERMNVKYYPTKLIDWKKSKHTFKEIDKD; from the coding sequence ATGAAAAATTCTATTTTATTTAGAACCTTATTAACCCTTATTGGCATTTTTACGATAATTGCTTGCCAAGAAAAAAGAGTAATTATTAACTACCCAACTACAGATTTATCTGCAGAAAGTATGGTTCCCTTACCGCTAAAAGTTACACCTACTAATAGTGCATTTGGATTAGATAAAAATACGGCTATTTATACCTCTAAAAATTCTGGTTTTGAACAAGTGGGTTCTTTTTTATCTAATAAAATTAGCTCAAAAATTAACTTAGAGGTTCCTGTAAATAGTACAAACCCTGAAACATCTAAAATTATATACATAAATAAAACAGATAGCTTAGAGTTAGATAATAAAGAGGCTTACCAAATGTATATTACACAAGACTCTATAATTATTAATGCAAAAACAGCTGCTGGTGCTTTTAGAGGTATACAAACTCTAAGGCAAATTATACCAGAAGAAAGTAATGACACCCTTACAGCACACAAAATGTGGTTAATACCTAGCGGAAAAATACTTGACCAACCAAATTACGAGTACAGAGGTGCTATGTTAGATGTTGCTAGGCATTTTTTTAGTGTTGATGATGTAAAAAAATACATAGATATTTTAGCTTACTATAAGTTTAATGCTCTACACTTACATTTAACAGATGACCAAGGCTGGCGTATAGAAATTAAATCTTGGCCAAAATTAACAGAAATTGGGGCTAGCACAGAAGTTGGCGGTGGTCCTGGAGGTTTTTATACCCAAGAAGATTTTAAAGAATTAGTGCGTTATGCTCAAGAAAGACATATTATTATTGTACCAGAAGTAGATATGCCAGGACACACAAACGCTGCTACAGTTGCTTACCCGCAATTAAATGGCAACGGAAAAACGCCTAAAATTTATACAGGTATGCGTGTTGGCTTTAGTACTCTTGATACAGATAAAGATCTTGTTTATGCCTTTGTAGATGATGTTGTAAGAGAAATTTCTGCTATTTCCCCTGCTCCTTATTTTCATTTAGGAGGAGATGAGAGTCACGTTACAAAGAAAAAAGATTTTAAAAAGTTTATTTTAAAAGTTTCTAAAATTGTAGAAAGTCACGGAAAAACACCAATAGGATGGGATGAAATTGCTACAACAGATATTAGTAGTAATTCTGTTGCTCAATTCTGGAGAAGCGAAAAAAATGCAAAATTGGCATTAGGAAAAGGGATGAAAATTATATTATCACCAGCTAAAAAAGCTTATTTAGATATGCAGTATGATACGTTATCTAAACACGGCTTGCACTGGGCAACATATATTCCTGTAGATTCTGCTTATATATGGACACCAGAAACATTTGTAAAAGAATTACCTAAAGAACAGGTTTTAGGTATTGAAGCCCCTTTATGGTCTGAGACTATTAGCAATATTGAAGAGTTAGAATATTTAGCTTTTCCTAGAATTATTGGTTACTCTGAGCTTAACTGGACCATAAAAGAAAATAGAAATTGGAAAGACTATAAAATAAGATTAGCCAACCAAGCCCCTTATTTAGAGAGGATGAACGTAAAATATTATCCAACAAAATTAATAGATTGGAAAAAAAGCAAACATACTTTTAAAGAGATAGATAAAGATTAA
- a CDS encoding SGNH/GDSL hydrolase family protein, with protein MRILLSLFLFVSFLGHSQTTHRFYNEVQKLQKKYESKRNSTEPTIVFTGSSSIKYWKTIEQDFPNKNIINTGFGGSTTEDLLLFTDDLILNYNPKQVFIYEGDNDIAGDRSCKLVLSQLTEIINKIKKANTNTQIVLISVKPSIARWHLKRNYKKLNRKYKNLAKKNPNITYVDVWKPMLNGKQLKPDIFTQDNLHMNAKGYQIWQSVITNYIN; from the coding sequence ATGAGAATTTTATTATCACTTTTTTTATTTGTATCCTTTTTAGGACATAGTCAAACCACACATCGTTTTTACAATGAAGTACAAAAGCTTCAAAAAAAATATGAAAGTAAACGTAATAGCACAGAACCTACTATAGTTTTTACAGGCAGTTCTAGTATTAAATATTGGAAAACTATAGAACAAGATTTTCCTAATAAAAATATTATTAACACAGGTTTTGGTGGCTCTACAACCGAAGATTTACTGTTATTTACAGATGATTTAATTTTAAATTACAACCCCAAGCAGGTTTTTATTTATGAAGGTGATAATGATATTGCAGGTGATAGAAGTTGCAAGTTAGTACTATCACAACTAACAGAAATAATTAACAAAATAAAAAAAGCCAATACCAATACACAAATTGTTTTAATCTCTGTTAAACCTAGTATTGCTAGGTGGCACCTAAAAAGAAACTATAAAAAACTAAACAGAAAATACAAAAACTTAGCAAAGAAAAACCCTAACATAACTTATGTAGATGTTTGGAAACCTATGCTAAATGGCAAACAGTTAAAACCAGATATTTTTACCCAAGACAACCTACATATGAACGCCAAAGGATACCAAATTTGGCAAAGTGTAATTACAAACTATATTAACTAA